In one Massilia endophytica genomic region, the following are encoded:
- a CDS encoding carboxy terminal-processing peptidase, whose translation MKKQMLAAMSLAILSAYAGAAQADKATDVQLKPAAQQTQAALWASRVLSRYHYKATPLDDAMSEKIFDRYFKTLDADKLFFTQADVDQFAPFKTKLDDAIAGENLQPAFAIYNLYQQRFNERMAYARELLKTKFDFTVDESYQFDREKADWAKNEAEVKELWRKRVKNDWLRLKLAGKDEKSIRETLDKRYENYVTRSRKLNNEDVFQYFMNAYAMSIEPHTNYLGPRASENFDIAMRLSLEGIGAVLQTRDEYTVIREIVPGSPAALSGKLKVGDKIVAVAQGDNGAPTDVLGWRIDDVVALIRGAKDSTVRVQVLSADAGPDAKPFSVSMVRKKITMEEQSAKKSIMEVRDGAVKRRIGVISLPTFYQDFEARRRGDKDFKSATRDVARLLGELKKEKVDNVLIDLRNNGGGSLTEAVELTGLFIDRGPVVQQRNGEGRVEVENDTVAGLAWDGPVGVLINRGSASASEIFAAAIQDYGRGLIIGEPSFGKGTVQTLISLDRFGQNDKARLGELKMTIAQFFRINGGTTQLRGVTPDIKLPSIADAENFGESSYDNALPYTVVKPAVYIPAGEVKDIVPLLDKKHEARVSKDKDFQYLVEDIAYVKKQRKDNLVSLNEAARRKDRDTQEARAKLREARLNAGPSPDDPIVVPDPKDALNRAISAKPSSQKSAAKATPVKGASRTDDGLQADERSLSAELDAEKAAKNAKDVLLNEAVHILADEVGLLKTDTRLASRVLPYAADK comes from the coding sequence ATGAAGAAGCAAATGTTGGCCGCCATGTCCCTGGCAATCCTGTCCGCCTACGCGGGCGCCGCCCAGGCCGACAAGGCAACAGACGTCCAGCTCAAGCCCGCTGCCCAGCAGACGCAGGCCGCGCTGTGGGCGTCGCGCGTGCTGTCGCGTTATCACTACAAGGCCACGCCGCTCGACGACGCGATGTCGGAGAAGATCTTCGACCGCTATTTCAAGACCCTCGATGCGGACAAGCTGTTCTTCACCCAGGCCGACGTCGACCAGTTTGCTCCCTTCAAGACCAAGCTCGATGACGCCATCGCCGGCGAGAACCTGCAGCCGGCGTTCGCCATCTACAATCTCTACCAGCAGCGCTTCAACGAGCGCATGGCCTATGCCCGCGAACTGCTGAAGACCAAATTCGACTTCACGGTGGACGAGAGCTACCAGTTCGACCGCGAGAAGGCCGACTGGGCCAAGAACGAGGCCGAAGTGAAGGAACTGTGGCGCAAGCGCGTGAAGAACGACTGGCTGCGCCTGAAGCTTGCCGGCAAGGACGAGAAGTCCATCCGTGAAACGCTGGACAAGCGCTACGAGAACTACGTCACCCGTTCGCGCAAGCTGAATAATGAAGACGTGTTCCAGTACTTCATGAACGCCTATGCCATGTCGATCGAGCCGCACACCAACTACCTGGGCCCGCGCGCTTCGGAGAACTTCGACATCGCCATGCGCCTGTCGCTGGAAGGCATTGGCGCCGTGCTGCAGACGCGCGACGAATATACCGTGATCCGCGAGATCGTTCCCGGCAGCCCGGCCGCATTGTCCGGCAAGCTGAAGGTGGGCGACAAGATCGTGGCCGTGGCCCAGGGCGATAACGGGGCCCCGACGGACGTGCTGGGCTGGCGCATCGACGATGTGGTGGCCCTGATCCGCGGCGCCAAGGATTCGACTGTGCGCGTGCAGGTGCTGAGCGCCGACGCAGGCCCGGACGCCAAGCCCTTCAGCGTATCCATGGTGCGCAAGAAGATCACCATGGAAGAGCAGTCGGCCAAGAAGTCCATCATGGAAGTGCGCGATGGCGCCGTGAAGCGCCGCATCGGCGTGATTTCGCTGCCCACCTTCTACCAGGACTTCGAAGCCCGCCGCCGCGGCGACAAGGACTTCAAGAGCGCGACCCGCGACGTGGCGCGCCTGCTCGGCGAGCTGAAAAAGGAAAAGGTGGACAACGTCCTGATCGACCTGCGCAACAACGGCGGCGGCTCGCTGACCGAGGCGGTGGAGCTGACCGGCCTGTTCATCGACCGCGGTCCCGTGGTCCAGCAGCGCAACGGCGAGGGCCGCGTGGAAGTGGAGAACGACACCGTGGCCGGCCTGGCATGGGATGGTCCGGTGGGTGTGCTGATCAACCGCGGTTCGGCTTCCGCCTCCGAGATTTTCGCGGCGGCCATCCAGGATTACGGCCGTGGCCTCATCATCGGCGAGCCGAGCTTCGGCAAGGGCACCGTGCAGACCCTCATCAGCCTGGACCGCTTCGGCCAGAACGACAAGGCGCGCCTGGGCGAACTGAAGATGACCATTGCCCAGTTCTTCCGCATCAACGGCGGCACCACCCAGCTGCGCGGCGTGACGCCGGATATCAAGCTGCCGTCCATTGCCGACGCGGAGAACTTCGGCGAGTCGAGCTACGACAACGCGCTGCCGTACACGGTGGTGAAGCCTGCCGTGTACATCCCGGCGGGCGAGGTGAAAGACATCGTGCCCCTGCTGGACAAGAAGCATGAGGCGCGCGTGTCCAAGGACAAGGACTTCCAGTACCTCGTGGAGGACATCGCCTACGTGAAGAAGCAGCGCAAGGACAACCTGGTCTCCCTCAACGAGGCGGCGCGCCGCAAGGATCGCGACACCCAGGAAGCCCGCGCCAAGCTGCGCGAAGCGCGCCTGAACGCCGGTCCTTCGCCGGACGACCCCATCGTTGTCCCCGATCCGAAGGATGCGCTGAACAGGGCGATCAGCGCCAAGCCAAGCAGCCAGAAATCGGCGGCCAAGGCAACGCCTGTGAAAGGCGCCAGCCGCACCGACGACGGCCTGCAGGCGGACGAGCGCTCCCTGAGCGCCGAGCTGGATGCGGAGAAGGCCGCGAAGAACGCGAAGGATGTGCTGCTGAACGAAGCCGTGCATATCCTGGCCGACGAAGTGGGCCTGCTGAAGACCGACACCCGTCTGGCCTCGCGCGTGCTGCCGTACGCCGCCGACAAGTAA
- a CDS encoding head GIN domain-containing protein, giving the protein MRLSHISAAVLALALGGCVIVVPENGKTYSWSSSAVQGNGSMGSETRIAAGTTGLEVESRRRIDMDVEVQVGPVASLQIEGDSNLLPLVRTEVSGGNMRIVVDQELRSAQPLRVRYTTPRLTKLETSGISRATVNGLNGGPLSVEHNGSGRTELRGRVDQLDARNNGSGSLVADALDAGTTRLALHGSGRISLGNVHGEQLMARVHGSGNLSAAGEVRNLDVSVNGSGDARLSGLRSERADLTTNGSGDIVVAVSSTVRSSTNGSGKITVYGNPSERFVTGKRTTFVQ; this is encoded by the coding sequence ATGCGCCTCTCTCACATTTCCGCTGCTGTATTGGCCCTCGCCCTGGGCGGCTGCGTCATCGTCGTGCCGGAGAACGGCAAGACCTACAGCTGGTCTTCCTCCGCCGTTCAGGGTAACGGCAGCATGGGCAGCGAAACCCGCATCGCCGCGGGCACCACCGGCCTGGAAGTGGAAAGCCGCCGCCGGATCGACATGGATGTGGAGGTTCAGGTGGGCCCCGTGGCCTCCCTGCAGATTGAAGGCGACAGCAACCTGCTGCCGCTGGTACGCACCGAAGTCTCGGGGGGGAACATGCGCATTGTGGTGGACCAGGAGCTGCGCAGCGCCCAGCCCCTGCGCGTGCGCTACACCACGCCGCGGCTGACGAAGCTGGAGACCAGCGGCATTTCGCGCGCCACGGTCAATGGCCTGAATGGCGGCCCCCTGAGCGTGGAGCACAACGGCTCCGGGCGCACGGAATTGCGCGGCCGCGTCGACCAGCTGGATGCGCGCAACAACGGCTCCGGCAGCCTGGTGGCGGATGCGCTGGACGCTGGCACCACCCGCCTCGCCCTGCATGGCTCCGGCCGCATCAGCCTGGGGAATGTGCATGGCGAGCAGCTGATGGCGCGCGTCCATGGCTCCGGCAATCTCAGCGCCGCCGGCGAGGTGCGCAACCTGGACGTGAGCGTGAACGGCTCCGGCGATGCACGCCTCTCCGGCCTGCGCAGCGAGCGCGCCGACCTGACCACCAACGGCTCGGGCGATATCGTGGTCGCCGTGTCTTCCACGGTGCGCAGCAGCACGAACGGCTCGGGCAAGATCACCGTCTACGGCAACCCTTCCGAACGCTTCGTGACGGGCAAGCGCACGACCTTCGTGCAGTAA
- a CDS encoding NHL repeat-containing protein produces MKRKLTIAALAAAGLLGASAWYFMSQQTGLPGRSPLAVIQRAVGKTPAYWTARTTTVSGDGVQGVADGPAAQARWSDPYGIVADAKGTIYVADGGDANRIRKITTQGEVLTLAGGKEGFADGQGAAASFNTPSGLAIDRQGNLYVADTANHAIRKVTPEGAVATLAGNGQPGYADGQGAEARFNGPVGIAVDGKGNVFVADTYNDCIRMIDAQGMVTTYAGNGKPGDADGPAKSAQLDTPTALAVAADGSLYIADTFNDKIRKVDSAGMLSTVAAPPEAERRPKLRRPTALALTRDGHLYISTGSGGRILHMTPDGQYHPLEDADRPPGVGSDGTVQLFAPRGLALQEDGSLLASDGMAFRLHRLAPPRKGEAAPAQASIAPIPQRKAPMLWPVKPQDAPHEVVGLMGEVRGSFDGENRDHFHAGLDVQAPVGDTVLAVEATKVTDPLPNWGFGTLSEGISIGNMSYIHMRVGRAGRDKPLGSQFQLLRGEKNKSYRVRVQRGARFEVGDALGTINGMAHVHLDYFPAGGVINPLKLPFIGLRDTIAPTVRSVVLFDAQGKRLPGKRGQPVHVPRALQEVSIVADIFDQMDDNLARRRLGIYRLGYQLLKEDGKPAPGFEQPVITQVYDRLPRNREAVKLVYAPSSGITVYGSKSTQFAYAVNNTLEGGQALPGMWNIGGIEPGAYTLRIFAADFAGNVATQGRDLPIVIE; encoded by the coding sequence TTGAAACGAAAGCTTACTATTGCGGCCCTGGCGGCCGCAGGCTTGCTGGGCGCCTCAGCCTGGTACTTCATGAGCCAGCAGACCGGCCTGCCAGGCCGTTCTCCCCTGGCGGTCATCCAGCGCGCCGTCGGCAAGACGCCCGCCTACTGGACCGCCCGCACCACCACCGTCAGCGGGGACGGCGTCCAGGGCGTGGCGGACGGCCCCGCAGCGCAGGCCCGCTGGTCCGATCCCTATGGCATTGTTGCGGATGCGAAGGGCACTATCTATGTCGCCGACGGTGGAGATGCAAACCGGATTCGTAAAATTACTACGCAAGGCGAGGTATTGACCCTCGCTGGCGGCAAGGAAGGCTTCGCGGACGGCCAGGGCGCCGCCGCATCCTTCAACACCCCGTCCGGCCTCGCCATCGACAGGCAGGGCAATCTCTACGTGGCCGACACGGCCAACCACGCCATCCGCAAGGTCACACCGGAAGGCGCGGTCGCCACCCTGGCGGGCAACGGCCAGCCAGGTTATGCGGACGGGCAGGGCGCCGAGGCGCGCTTCAACGGCCCGGTCGGCATTGCGGTGGACGGCAAGGGCAATGTCTTCGTGGCCGACACCTACAACGACTGCATCCGCATGATCGATGCGCAGGGAATGGTCACCACCTACGCAGGCAACGGCAAACCGGGCGACGCGGATGGTCCCGCGAAGAGCGCGCAGCTGGATACGCCGACCGCGCTGGCCGTGGCGGCGGACGGCTCGCTGTATATCGCCGACACCTTCAACGACAAGATCCGCAAGGTCGACAGCGCAGGCATGCTCTCCACTGTGGCAGCGCCGCCCGAGGCGGAACGCAGGCCCAAGCTGCGCCGTCCCACGGCCTTAGCGCTGACGCGCGACGGGCATCTCTACATCTCCACCGGTTCGGGCGGGCGCATCCTGCACATGACGCCGGACGGCCAGTACCACCCGCTGGAAGACGCCGACCGTCCGCCAGGCGTGGGCAGCGACGGCACCGTGCAGCTGTTTGCGCCGCGCGGCCTCGCCCTGCAGGAGGACGGCAGCCTGCTCGCCAGCGACGGCATGGCTTTCCGCCTGCACCGTCTTGCTCCGCCGCGCAAGGGCGAGGCCGCGCCTGCCCAGGCATCCATCGCGCCCATCCCCCAGCGCAAGGCGCCCATGCTCTGGCCCGTGAAACCGCAGGATGCGCCGCATGAAGTGGTGGGCCTGATGGGCGAAGTGCGCGGCAGCTTCGATGGCGAGAACCGCGACCACTTCCATGCAGGGCTGGACGTGCAGGCGCCGGTGGGCGACACCGTGTTGGCCGTGGAAGCAACCAAGGTCACCGACCCCCTGCCCAACTGGGGCTTCGGCACGCTGAGCGAAGGCATCAGCATCGGTAATATGTCCTACATTCATATGCGCGTGGGCCGGGCGGGGCGCGACAAGCCCCTGGGCAGCCAGTTCCAGCTCCTGCGCGGAGAGAAGAACAAGTCTTACCGCGTGCGCGTGCAGCGCGGCGCGCGCTTCGAAGTGGGTGATGCCCTGGGCACCATCAACGGCATGGCGCACGTCCACCTCGACTACTTCCCTGCAGGTGGCGTGATCAATCCGCTCAAGCTTCCCTTCATCGGCCTGCGCGACACCATAGCGCCGACGGTGCGCAGCGTCGTGCTGTTCGACGCGCAGGGGAAACGGCTGCCCGGCAAGCGCGGCCAGCCGGTGCATGTGCCGCGCGCTTTGCAGGAGGTGAGCATCGTCGCCGACATCTTCGACCAGATGGACGACAACCTCGCGCGCCGCCGCCTTGGCATCTACCGCCTGGGCTATCAGCTCCTGAAGGAAGACGGCAAGCCCGCGCCGGGCTTCGAGCAGCCCGTGATCACCCAGGTCTACGACCGGCTGCCGCGCAACCGCGAGGCGGTGAAGCTGGTGTATGCGCCGAGCAGCGGCATTACGGTCTACGGCAGCAAGAGCACGCAGTTCGCCTACGCCGTCAACAACACGCTGGAGGGAGGCCAGGCCTTGCCTGGCATGTGGAATATCGGCGGCATCGAGCCGGGCGCTTACACGCTCCGGATCTTCGCCGCCGACTTTGCGGGCAATGTCGCGACCCAGGGCCGCGACCTGCCCATCGTGATCGAGTAG
- a CDS encoding acyl-CoA dehydrogenase family protein, which yields MDFDFKEEQQQFADALRRWIDKDYSFEARRKIVHSGAGVSEQAWQTLVDLGMTALPVPEAQGGFNGSAVDMLVVMQELGRGLVVEPYFATVLGAHFLALAGGQEELLEKVAAGGLKLACALNEPHARHALNDIVVRATGSGKDFALSGMKSAVIHGAQAGALIVSARTGGDQHDTDGISLFLVDADTSGLVIKDCRTLDGQRVASITFDHAPATLLGSEGQGWPLLEAGADYGATLLCAEAVGAMDALFAATLEYLKTRKQFGTPIGSFQALQHRMADMFIHLEQARSMAMLAAAKVASPDAEERRRVVSAAKARVGQAATFIGQQAVQLHGGMGVTDELAAAHHFKRLTMIGLTLGDAQHHLERFAAQPGFREAA from the coding sequence ATGGACTTTGACTTCAAGGAAGAACAGCAGCAGTTCGCCGACGCCCTGCGCCGCTGGATCGACAAGGACTACAGCTTCGAAGCACGCCGCAAGATCGTCCATTCCGGCGCAGGCGTATCCGAACAGGCCTGGCAGACCCTCGTGGACTTGGGCATGACGGCCTTACCGGTGCCGGAAGCCCAGGGCGGTTTCAACGGCTCGGCGGTGGACATGCTGGTGGTGATGCAGGAACTGGGGCGCGGCCTCGTAGTGGAACCATACTTTGCCACGGTGCTGGGCGCGCACTTCCTGGCGCTGGCGGGAGGGCAGGAGGAACTGCTGGAGAAAGTGGCGGCGGGCGGGCTGAAACTGGCCTGTGCGCTCAACGAACCGCATGCGCGCCATGCGCTGAACGATATCGTGGTACGCGCCACCGGCAGCGGCAAGGATTTCGCCCTGAGCGGCATGAAGAGCGCAGTCATTCATGGCGCCCAGGCAGGCGCCCTGATTGTCTCGGCGCGCACGGGCGGCGATCAGCATGATACTGACGGCATCTCGCTCTTCCTGGTCGATGCCGACACCTCGGGGCTCGTCATCAAGGATTGCCGCACCCTGGACGGACAGCGTGTGGCCAGCATCACCTTCGACCACGCGCCTGCAACGCTGCTTGGAAGCGAAGGCCAGGGCTGGCCTTTGCTGGAAGCGGGCGCGGACTATGGCGCCACGCTGCTGTGCGCCGAAGCCGTCGGCGCCATGGACGCGCTCTTCGCCGCCACCCTCGAATACCTGAAGACGCGCAAGCAGTTCGGAACGCCCATCGGCAGCTTCCAGGCCTTGCAGCACCGCATGGCGGACATGTTCATCCACCTGGAACAGGCGCGCTCGATGGCCATGCTCGCCGCGGCGAAGGTCGCCTCGCCGGATGCAGAAGAGCGCCGCCGCGTGGTCTCCGCCGCGAAGGCGCGCGTGGGGCAAGCCGCCACCTTCATCGGCCAGCAGGCGGTGCAGCTACACGGCGGCATGGGCGTCACGGACGAACTGGCCGCCGCCCACCACTTCAAGCGCCTGACCATGATCGGGCTGACCCTGGGCGACGCCCAGCACCATCTGGAGCGCTTCGCCGCGCAGCCAGGCTTCCGCGAGGCCGCATGA
- a CDS encoding acyl-CoA dehydrogenase family protein — protein MDLNYSAEDEAFRAQVRTFLAENLPADLQEKVRGHLRLAKEDYVRWHKIVAKQGWAAPAWPAEYGGPGWNAVQRHIWEDECARAGTPPILPFGVNMVAPVIMAFGNEAQKAHYLPRILNCDDWWCQGYSEPGSGSDLASLKTTAVRDGEHYIVNGQKTWTTLGQHADMIFCLVRTDPSVRKQEGISFLLIDMKSPGVTVRPIIMLDEEHEVNEVFFDNVKVPVQNLIGQENKGWTYAKYLLGHERTGIAAVGRSKRELLFLKRLALRQQKDGKPLLDDPAFAAKVANIEIELMALEVTVLRTIAQEHQAPGPQASVLKVRGSEIQQMLAELMVEALGPAALPFDPAYLEGESEHAAGGDAEAAPLAAYYFNLRKTSIYGGSNEIQKNIIAQMILGL, from the coding sequence ATGGACCTGAACTATTCGGCCGAGGATGAAGCCTTCCGCGCGCAGGTGCGGACCTTCCTCGCGGAGAATCTGCCCGCGGACCTGCAGGAAAAGGTGCGCGGGCACCTCCGCCTGGCGAAAGAGGATTACGTGCGCTGGCACAAGATCGTGGCGAAGCAGGGCTGGGCCGCGCCCGCGTGGCCGGCCGAATACGGCGGGCCGGGATGGAACGCCGTGCAGCGCCACATCTGGGAGGACGAATGCGCCCGCGCGGGCACGCCGCCCATCTTGCCTTTCGGCGTCAATATGGTGGCGCCGGTCATCATGGCTTTCGGGAACGAGGCGCAGAAAGCGCACTACCTGCCGCGCATCCTGAACTGCGACGACTGGTGGTGCCAGGGCTATTCCGAGCCCGGCTCCGGCTCCGACCTTGCCTCGCTCAAGACCACCGCCGTGCGCGACGGCGAACACTATATCGTCAACGGCCAAAAGACCTGGACAACGCTCGGCCAGCATGCGGACATGATCTTCTGCCTGGTGCGCACCGACCCTTCGGTGCGCAAGCAGGAGGGCATCTCCTTCCTGCTGATCGACATGAAATCCCCGGGCGTCACGGTGAGGCCAATCATCATGCTCGACGAAGAGCATGAGGTGAACGAGGTGTTCTTCGACAACGTGAAGGTGCCGGTGCAGAACCTGATCGGCCAGGAAAACAAGGGCTGGACCTACGCCAAATACCTGCTGGGCCACGAGCGTACGGGCATCGCCGCGGTGGGCCGCTCCAAGCGCGAGCTTCTGTTCCTGAAGAGGCTCGCCCTGCGCCAGCAGAAGGACGGCAAGCCCCTGCTCGACGATCCGGCCTTCGCGGCCAAGGTGGCGAACATCGAGATCGAGTTGATGGCGCTGGAGGTCACGGTGCTGCGCACCATCGCGCAGGAGCATCAGGCGCCCGGCCCGCAGGCCTCCGTACTCAAGGTGCGCGGCTCCGAGATCCAGCAGATGCTTGCGGAATTGATGGTCGAAGCCCTCGGCCCGGCAGCGCTGCCTTTCGATCCGGCCTACCTGGAAGGCGAGAGCGAGCACGCGGCGGGCGGAGACGCGGAAGCGGCCCCGCTCGCGGCTTATTACTTCAACCTCCGCAAGACCTCCATCTACGGCGGATCGAACGAAATCCAGAAGAACATCATCGCCCAGATGATCCTGGGCCTGTAA
- a CDS encoding MaoC family dehydratase, producing MNKRTISGLTELAALAGQEVAMSGWIEVPQTRIDSFADATDDHQWIHVDEERAAQESPFGGTVAHGFLTLALLPAMLQNALKFENVKMVLNYGLNKVRFPAPLLAGSRVRGRLAVLAFSEVEGGAQVVWMVTMESADGGKPVCVAEFVMRGYP from the coding sequence ATGAACAAACGCACCATTTCAGGATTGACAGAACTGGCCGCGCTGGCGGGGCAGGAAGTGGCCATGTCCGGCTGGATCGAGGTGCCCCAGACGCGCATCGACAGCTTCGCCGACGCGACGGACGATCACCAATGGATTCATGTGGACGAAGAGCGGGCGGCTCAGGAATCGCCGTTCGGCGGCACCGTGGCCCACGGCTTCCTCACGCTCGCGCTGCTGCCTGCCATGCTGCAGAACGCCCTGAAGTTCGAGAACGTGAAAATGGTGCTGAATTATGGCCTGAACAAGGTGCGCTTCCCCGCGCCGCTGCTGGCGGGCAGCCGCGTGCGCGGCAGGCTCGCCGTGCTCGCCTTCAGCGAAGTGGAGGGCGGCGCTCAGGTTGTGTGGATGGTGACGATGGAGTCGGCAGACGGCGGCAAGCCAGTCTGCGTCGCCGAATTCGTCATGCGCGGCTATCCCTAG